Proteins encoded in a region of the Triticum dicoccoides isolate Atlit2015 ecotype Zavitan chromosome 3A, WEW_v2.0, whole genome shotgun sequence genome:
- the LOC119273109 gene encoding probable esterase PIR7A, translating into MEGSSSGKHFMLVHGLCHGAWCWYKLVPMLRAAGHRVTALDMAASGAHPARMDEVASFEDYSRPLLDAVAAAPAGERLVLVGHSLGGLNIALAMERFPCKVAAAVFLAACMPCVGSHMGVTTEEIMRRIKPDFFMDMKRMALNTSQGPRPALVFGPKLLAAKLYDKSSAEDRTLATMLVRPGCQFLDDPTMKDEALLTDANYGSVKKVYVVAMADASNSEAMQRWMVDDLNPGTEAEEIAGALWCPAPDRRQV; encoded by the exons ATGGAGGGGAGCAGCAGCGGCAAGCACTTCATGCTCGTCCACGGCCTCTGCCACGGCGCGTGGTGCTGGTACAAGCTGGTGCCGATGCTCCGCGCCGCCGGGCACCGGGTCACCGCGCTCGACATGGCCGCGTCCGGCGCGcacccggcccgcatggacgaggTGGCGTCCTTCGAGGACTACTCGCGGCCGCTGCTCGACGCCGTGGCCGCGGCGCCGGCCGGCGAGAGGCTGGTCCTGGTCGGGCACAGCCTCGGCGGGCTCAACATCGCGCTCGCCATGGAGAGGTTCCCGTGCAAGGTCGCCGCGGCCGTGTTCCTGGCCGCGTGCATGCCGTGCGTCGGCAGTCACATGGGTGTCACCACGGAGGAG ATCATGAGACGGATCAAGCCGGATTTCTTCATGGACATGAAGAGGATGGCTCTGAACACGAGCCAGGGCCCTCGACCTGCACTCGTGTTTGGCCCGAAATTATTGGCAGCAAAACTGTACGACAAGAGCTCAGCTGAG GATCGGACGCTGGCTACGATGCTGGTGAGACCGGGGTGCCAGTTCCTAGATGACCCCACGATGAAGGACGAGGCGCTGCTCACCGACGCCAACTACGGGTCGGTGAAGAAGGTGTACGTGGTGGCCATGGCCGACGCCTCAAACTCCGAGGCGATGCAGCGCTGGATGGTCGACGACCTGAACCCCGGCACGGAGGCCGAGGAGATCGCCGGAGCTCTGTGGTGTCCTGCTCCGGATCGCCGACAAGTATGA
- the LOC119273108 gene encoding probable esterase PIR7A, producing MEGSGGGRHFILVHGLCHGAWCWYKLVPMLRAAGYRVTALDMAASGAHPARMDEVASFEDYTRPLLDAVAAAPAGERLVLVGHSLGGLNLALAMERFPRKVAAAVFLAACMACTGRHMGVTIEEFSRRTTSDFFMDSKSMILDTDQGPRPAVALGPKLLAAKLYDQSSVEDLTLAKLLVRPGCQFVDDPVMRDEALLTDANYGSVKKVYVALKDDASTSEEMQRWMVELSPGTEAEELAGADHMAMCSKPRELCDLLLRIANKYD from the exons atggaggggagcggcggcggcagGCACTTCATCCTCGTCCACGGCCTCTGCCACGGCGCGTGGTGCTGGTACAAGCTGGTGCCGATGCTACGCGCCGCGGGGTACCGCGTCACCGCGCTCGACATGGCTGCGTCCGGCGCGCACCCAGCCCGCATGGACGAGGTGGCGTCCTTCGAGGACTACACGCGGCCGTTGCTCGACGCCGTGGCCGCGGCACCGGCTGGCGAGAGGCTGGTCCTGGTCGGGCACAGCCTCGGCGGGCTCAACCTCGCGCTCGCCATGGAGAGATTCCCGCGCAAGGTCGCCGCGGCCGTGTTCCTCGCCGCGTGCATGGCCTGCACCGGCAGGCACATGGGCGTCACCATCGAGGAG TTCTCCAGAAGAACCACATCCGATTTTTTCATGGACAGCAAGAGCATGATTCTGGACACAGATCAAGGCCCTCGGCCTGCAGTCGCGCTTGGCCCCAAATTGTTGGCAGCGAAATTGTACGATCAAAGCTCAGTCGAG GACCTGACGCTGGCTAAGTTGCTGGTGAGACCGGGCTGCCAGTTCGTGGACGACCCGGTGATGAGGGACGAGGCTCTGCTCACCGACGCAAACTACGGGTCGGTGAAGAAGGTGTACGTGGCACTCAAGGACGATGCTTCCACCTCCGAGGAGATGCAGCGCTGGATGGTCGAACTGAGCcctggcacagaagccgaggagctcgccggagccgacCACATGGCTATGTGCTCCAAGCCCAGGGAACTCTGTGATCTTCTGCTCAGGATCGCCAACAAGTACGACTGA